The following DNA comes from Amycolatopsis solani.
TACGGCCACGACGGTCCTCTCGGTGTCGGTTCTCGGATCAAGCTGCGGACCCCGGAGCGAGCGTAAAACACGAGTGGCCCCCGCTTCTACCCGGAGGGGTGGTTTAGCGGCCCATTCGGCAGTTGTGACCGCGAACTTGCTAGGCCATCCGAGTGATACGGGAACGACCTGCGGAAACTTCGCCCGGTCATACCCGATCCGGTGATTCGGGAAATTTTCTGTGCTATTCGAGCCGCCGTTCGCGATAGTCGATTCGCGTGCCGAATCGAGGCAAGCCGGTTGATCCGCGCCGCCGTCACGCACCCCCCGATAAACTCCAGCGAATTCGGAGGACCAGTTGATGAAGAGCTCCCTCGTGCGACGCGGCGGCCTGCTCGCCGCGGTCGTGGCGAGCGTCGTGCTCGCCGGTGCCACGCCCGCTTCGGCCGCTCCCGGCGACGGGTCGGCGTACGGCGTGAACGTCGACGTGACGCTGCTCGGGCAGCCGGCGGTGAAGGCCGGGCCGCTCGCGGCCGCGAACACCGCCGGCCCGACGAGCAACAGCACGGCGACGGTGAACCTGACCGGGATCCTGACCACCGGTGTGATCAACACCGAGGCCAAGCGGGACGACAACTCCGGCGCGGTGACGGCGAAGGCCAGCACCGCGGACGTCGGCCTGCCGCTGCTCAAGGCCCTCGGGAACAACGTCGGCGCCAAGGCCGTCGAAGCGGTCTGCACGGCGACCCAGGCCGGCGTCACGGGCAGCACCACGCTGGTCGGCGCGAACCTCGGCAGCGCGGGCGCGGTCGACGCGACCCCGGCGCCGAACACCCAGGTCAAGGTGGCGATCGCCGGGATCAACGTCGCGACGATCATCCTCAACGAGCAGATCTCCAACAAGGACGGCAGCCTCACGGTCAACGCCATCCACGTGAAGCTGCTCGGCGGGGCCGTCGGCGCGCTCGGCTCCGGCGACGTCATCGTGTCCTCGGCGACCTGCGGCCCGGCCGCGCCGCCGATGCCGCTGGCGTCCGGCGCCGGCCTGTGGATCGGGCTCGGC
Coding sequences within:
- a CDS encoding choice-of-anchor P family protein produces the protein MKSSLVRRGGLLAAVVASVVLAGATPASAAPGDGSAYGVNVDVTLLGQPAVKAGPLAAANTAGPTSNSTATVNLTGILTTGVINTEAKRDDNSGAVTAKASTADVGLPLLKALGNNVGAKAVEAVCTATQAGVTGSTTLVGANLGSAGAVDATPAPNTQVKVAIAGINVATIILNEQISNKDGSLTVNAIHVKLLGGAVGALGSGDVIVSSATCGPAAPPMPLASGAGLWIGLGLLGAIAVPVGTRIFRRRSAQA